Sequence from the Fodinibius salicampi genome:
AATGGTTTTCATGGCGCTTATCTTTGGAGCGCCGGTCATAGACCCCATAGGAAAGCATGCTTTTAATATTTCAATAGCATCTTCTCCTTCCGCTACCTTGGCCATCACTGTTGAAACCATCTGGTGTACCGTCTCAAAGGATTCAATATTAAATAATTGTTCAACCTTCACGCTTCCTTTCTTAGCAATATGACTTAAATCATTTCTGACTAAGTCAACAATCATGAGGTTTTCGGCCCGTTCTTTTGAGGAATGATATAATGCTTCTTTCAGATCTTCATCCTCCTGCTGGGTTCTCCCCCGCTTTGCTGTCCCTTTAATTGGCTGGGAAAAAATAGTTTTCCCTTCTCTCCGTAAAAAACGCTCTGGTGATTGGCAGCAAGCAGACCAGTCATCCACTTCCAAATAAGCCCCAAAAGGAACACGACCTGCTTTTTTCATCTTGGAGTAAAGCTGTTGGGGATCTCCACGGAACGCACCTTTGAGCTGATGAGAGAGGTTAATCTCATAAAAATCACCCTCTATAATACGTCTCTGTGCTTCCTTTATTTGTTTTATATAATCGACCTTTGCAACTCTGGGTCCAAAATCTTCGATAAGATATTGCTGTTTATCCAAGGAAGAGAAAGTATCCGGATTAACTCTTGGCGCTCCCTCTCCCCCGACCATTTCAAACCGGCCATCCCCCTTTTCTTTTTTTAACAGGTATTCGGGGACCATAAAATAAAGATCCGGCAGTCCCAGAGGATCCTCATTCTTCGATGATAAATCCTCCAGGTAGTTTTTTAGATCATATCCCAGATAGCCAAGCAGCCATTCGTTATTATATTTTCTTCGAAAATCCTGTAGTGCATTCCAGGGATTATCTTCGAAGCTGTACTCTTCTCCTTCTTTGACAATCTTAATCTGGTTCCCATAGGCTTTTATCTCCACTTTGGGTTGTGCTGCTAAATAAGTAGTACGAGACCATGGATGCTCATTAGACTGTGATTCCAATAAAATGATTGGCCCCTTGTTAGCTAGTATGTGAGTAAGATTTTCGAGATTTTCTGCCATTTAACCCGAAAGTGGTTTCTTATACTTGTTTCTGAATGTTGTATAGTCTTTTCGAAGTTGATTAAGAATAGAATGATCCGTACCAAACTTATGGGTATTGATTTGGCAAACAGGCAAAACCTCACGAACGGAGTTGCATATGGCCACCGATTCTGCTTCGTACAAGCGTTCCATCGGATATCTCCCCTCTTGAATTCTTAAATGGCTGTTCTTGTTGACAATATCGATTACAATATCCCGGGTAATACCCGGTAGCAAATCGCATGCTTCGGAAGGGGTAAAAACGTTATCTCCCTCAATCCAAAAAATATTGGCAATAGTAGCTTCCGAAATCCATCCTTCCGTTGTTTGCATCAGTGCATCATCTGCTCCTTTATCCGCAGCTTCTTTGGCTGCAAGAATATAGTTGATACCATTCGTAAATTTACCAAAGCCAGGCAGCGATTCTGATGGAATACGAGAGGTAGCTACGGTTGCTAAACGGACCTCTCTGTCTTTAAAATCGGGGCATTCGCTTGCCGTGATCAGGTACTGCAACTCCACTTCATTCTTACCGGCCAGATATCCCCGGCTTCCATCTCGCCAAAACTGTAACCGGACAATGGCGCTATCAATCAGCAGATTATCCTTTGAGAGTAACTCCAAAATCTGCTCCTCTAAAAGTTTTTCTTCAGGGAATTGATCTAAATTTATCCCCAATTTATTTAAGCCTCTTTTGAGCCGATCCAGATGTTCGGAAAAGAACAAGGTTTCTCTTCCATAGGTACGAATCGTCTCAAAAGCGCCTTCTCCGTATAATAAGGCCCGCGAATTTGCTGAAACAATAGGGGTTTCAGCAGAAAGGAGAGCTCCATTATGGATGATATGACCGTTATCCGTCATTAATAATGGTACTTAAACTATCAACTTCAGCTTTATTAAGTATACCAAGGGAAATATATTGTATTTTTCCATCAGGATTATAAAGAAGATGAGCAGGCAGACCCGGCACTCCAAAAGCCGAAAACTGTTGGGAGCCAGCCACATAGTGAAAAGGGAAATTATTTTCACTAATAAAAGCTAAAGCCTCCTCTTTCCTTAGCCCCACCATGGCAGATATAACCTCCAGATCATTGGTAAAGCTATGCTTAAGTTCAGCCACCTTCAGATGCCCCTCATCAGAAGAACCCGACCACTGCGACCAAAAATATAGCATCACGAATTGCCCCCTAAAATCACTGATTCTCAGGCTGTCGGAAGTCTTAACCTCCAACCAAGAAGTAGTTTTAAGGGAATCTTGTTTTACGATTTGCTCCCGAAAAGCAGCCTCACGATCAAGAGGAGTACTAATGGTAAAATAAGAAATAATAAGGGCCCCAACTATTGCCAGAACTATTAAAAAGGGTTTAAAGTATTTCTGATCAATGCGCATGCTACTGTTTTTCGGGCATTAGGATTGCCCCAGATACTGGAGGAAGTTTTAATTCAATTTCATTTTTGTCCAAATCCACACGTCTGCCGGTTAAACAATTTTTTAAAACAGCCGTTTCATTTAGCTCAAAAGGAGCAATCTCAATGCGGATACTTTGCGGTTCTTCGGACTTGTTGATTACCACAATACCAAATTTTTCCAGGTTAAGAAACCTTGCAAAAGCGAGGATATTCCGATTGTCGTCCGTATTCAGAGGCTGAAAGTCTCCCGTTTGAAAGGCTAAATGCTCATTTCGTATCTCCCCGAGCCGTTGATACCAGCTAAACAGATCGTTATCAAAATTATTATCATCGGGTGTTCGCTCCTTGTTCAGCGGATGTTTTTTCTCCGGCTCATAATCAAATTCTGGCCATACCATCGGCTTCCGATCATCCGGATCACCCGCTCCCCACATACCAGCTTCGGTCCCGTAAAAAATCATGGGAGCCCCAATGTAAGTGTATTGGAAAAGAGCAATCAATTTTTGCAGCCTTCGTTCTTCTGTTGTGGGTTTACGTACGTCAAAACCATGTTCCGGACGGCCGTTCTCATTGTATTCCCGACCCGGATTCACAATCATCGACGCCAGTCGGGGCGTATCATGGCTATCCATCAGGTTCTGCATAACCATAGTGGCCTCAGAGGGCAATTTCTGGCGTACTTTTTTTAATTCATGCAAGAACTCCGAGGCCGTTAAATCTTCATCAATCATATAGCTCTGCACAATTTTCGCAAAGGGATAATTCATTGCGGCCGTAAACAGATCCTCACTCACCCATTCTTTTGATTTTGTGGTCCAGATTTCTCCTACGGTATAGGCCTCCGGATTTATGTCTCGAACCAAGGCGTTCCATTCCCGCCAAAAATCCTTGCCTATCTCTTCGGGCACATCCAGCCGCCATCCATCAATGCCGTCCGACGGATCGCCATCCCCGTCGGGATCCATCCACCGCCGTGTAATTGCATATATGTGCTCCCTAACCGGCTTGATTAGCGTTCCATCCTTCTCCTTAAACTCCGGAAGTGACCAATGCCCCCACCATCCGTCATAATCAAATGGGATGTTAGAGTCTTCATCTCTAAAGGACTTAACTTCGTACCAATCTTTAAAAGGAGATTGTTCCTGGTGTTTAACCAGATCGCGAAAAGCCCAAAATTCCGTACCGGTATGATTAAAGACTCCATCAATAATGATATACATACCACGGTTATGCACTTCTTCGATAAGCTTTAGAAAAAGCCGGTCTGCGGAAGTCCACTGCCAGGTAGAAGGATCCATGGGATTTTCCTGCTCCATAATTTCCTCATCCCCCTTCGGGTCGGGACCAAAGAAACGGTCCACATGATGATAGTAACTGGTATCATATTTATGGAGGGAAACGGCATCAAAAATAGGATTTAAGTAAATCCCTCCTATTCCTAATGACTGTAAATAATCCAATTTATCAATAATTCCCTGCAGGTCACCTCCATAGCGGCGATGATAGATGCTGTCGGTAAACTTGTCTCCCAGTGATTTCTCCCAGTCTGTTTGGGCATACCAGTCAGCTGTCCATGAAGTAACAGACCATCCCTCGGGTCCATAAACATACTCCCTATGCGGATCATTGTCAGGGTCTCCGTTACGAAAACGTTCGGGAAAAATCTGGTACCAAATCACATGCTTGGTCCATTCGGGTGCATGGTAAACATCATTTTTATCGGATGTAATATCTTCAGTATTATCTGTATCTACTTTTGTCATGCAATTCTAATTTTCATCTATAAATTATCATGCTGATTATTTTGTGCTGCCCCAATTGGACATCTGTATTATTATATTATAACCAGAAAATATTCTTAGATATGTTAACCGGCATTTTTTTCGAAAAAATATGCTATTCATCTATATACCAATAAGTTAAAAGGATTATATCAAATAGAAATTATATCAGCTACTCGTACCAGTTCTTTATCCATTTTGGGGTTGCGCTTGGTTGCATGATCCAATTCTGTATATTCCACTTTCCGATTACGAATCCCAACCATAATATCTCGTTTACCATCACGCAAGGCTTCTACCGACAATACCCCCAGACGACTGGCAAGAACCCGGTCGCCGCAGCTGGGACGTCCACCACGTTGCACATGTCCCAAGATGGTTACCTTGGTCTCATAACGGTCGCCAAACTGTTCCTTAACCTGTTCCTCCAGATCGTATACGCTGCCATTTTTATCACCCTCAGCAACAATAACCAATCGGGAACTTTTATTACGCTTCGAAGTGCGTTCCAGTGATTCAAAAAGCTGCTCGATACCCCGGTCTTTTTCGGGTATCAACACCTCTTCTGCACCTCCTCCAATCCCTGAATACATGGCTATAAAACCAGCATCACGACCCATTACCTCAATAAAAAAGAGACGGTTATGGGAAGTCGCGGTATCCCGAATTTTATCCACGGCTTCGACCACCGTGTTGAGGGCCGTATCAAATCCGATGGCAAAATCCGTTCCGTAAATATCGTTATCGATGGTGCCCGGAATACCAACAATGGGGAAATCGTACTTATTGCCGAACTCCATGGCCCCCTTAAAGGTACCATCTCCGCCGATTACTACTAAGGCATCCAGCTCGTGTTCCTGAATATTTTCCCAGGCCTGTGCCATTCCTTCCTTCGTTTTGAATTGGGGACTTCGGGCCGACTTAAGAATCGTACCGCCCTGGTGGATGATATGCTTTACCGACCCTGCATTCATCTGTTCAACATCGTTTTCAATGAGTCCTTCATATCCCCGGTAAATACCAAAAGGCTCAATACCATAATAAACACAGGAGCGTACAACAGCTCTGATTGCGGCATTCATACCCGGAGCATCGCCCCCGGAAGTTAATACTCCAATACGCTTTATCTGATCTTGCTGGGTAGACATATAATATTAATGTATTCTGTTATTATCGATTATAAGTTCTTACTGTATATTTTCTGTCGTTGATCGGTGTATGAGTTCAGGTATATACGCCTCCTGCACCAAATCTGCTTTTTCATCATCAATATGATGAAATAATACCTTTGTGCCTTCATATCCCATCTTAGACATGGGTTGACGCATTGTTGAAAGTCCAATATATCGTGAAAGCTGAATATCGTCGTAGCCAATAATAGGAATTTCCACATCCTGCTCCTTCATTGCTGATAGCGCACCAATAGCCTGTATATCCGAAGCACAAACAACAGCCTCCGGAAACGGATCCAGTGCTAATAGCTTATTCATAGCCTCATAGCCGTTACTTTCATTAAACCCATCGCGATAGGTAGTATTTCCAGTAACGATAGGCACGCTATCTGTATCTACTCCATAACCATTCAGTGTTTCCAAAAAGCCTTCCTGGCGTTTAGCTGCCGGAATCGAGTTTTTTTCCGCAGTAATCAAGGCCAGTCGGCGCAGTCCTTTCTCTAAAAAAAATTCTGTAGCCTTGCAGGCTCCCTGTTTATTATCAATCTGAAAATAATTAGAGGCCGAATAGGCGTCATCAATTAATACCATATGCTGACCTAATCTGTGAATTTCTTCCCACTCTTCATTTGAGAGATGAGTGGACACAAACAGGTAACCGTCCGCCCACTTACGTCCCAACAGCCTTTTCAGCTGTCCTATACGCTCTTCCTTGGGTTTCACATTATAGATATGGAGTTCGAAATCCGTTTCTGAAATAGCATCCTGAATTCCACTTAATACCTGCAGGAAGAAATAATTTGAAAGTAATGGCACTACCGCCATTATCACTTTCTTTTGCCGTGCGGCCAATCCCTGTGCAAATCCTTGGGGATGATATCCAACCTGATCGGCAATTTGAAGGACCTTATCTCTCGTTTTAGGAGACACTTTGGTACTTTTATTAAATACGCGGGATACCGTTGCTATACTAACCCCTGCCTGCCGGGCTATGTCGTATATGGTATGTGACAAATTTTAAGCCGCTTAATTTCAAATATGCGGAATAATACTGAAAGCGCTTACACTTGTCAATAGATTTTAATGCTTAACAACGACCCGCTGACACTACAGCTGTTGAATCAGTTCCTGGCATTCTCTTTTCAGTTCATCATCACCTATAACTTTTGACTCCATGCTTATGGCTTCCTTACAACTTTCACGGGCATTGTCTTCTTGTCCCATCTCTTCATATACCTTTGCCAGATCCAGATAATAAAGAATATAATCCTCCTTCTGCTCCGTAGCCTTTTCAATATACTCAGCAGCCTTTTCATTACTGGCATCACCTGGAATTCCACCAAATAGAGTATTTGCCGCGGCACGTTCAAACCAGCCAAGATTCGCTACTTTAAAATGCCAGCGTCCCAACACATGAAGTGCTCCGGCGTGATCAGGATCTGCTTCCAGGGCTCTATCGGCATACTTCTTTATATCCCGGGAAGCTGCCACCCGAGCCTTAGCCCCTGAAATCAAAGCTTTTCGCCCCATCGCCACAGCCATCACAAAATTTGACTGCACATCAGTGGAATCAATGGCCAATGCACGCTCAGCAAGTTCAATGGCTTTATTGAAGTGTTGTTCTTTGGTGGATTCATCCTCTGCCCGGTTCCCAACCCTTGAATTCAAAAAACTTGCCCGCCACAGCGCCTCATAATTATTTGGGTCCTCCTCGATAACCTGCTCATAAAGCTGCAGCGCTTTGTTTTCTTCATAGTTTCTATATAATGAGTCTGCCCGCTCTTTTAAATTCTCTCCCTGCTGGGCAAAAATGATAGCGGGGAATAATACAAATCCGATAAATATCAACACTCTCGTAAATTTTGTACACATAGCTTTACTTATTATTAATTGAACGGCTAATTATTTAATACAACACCTCATGATTAAGAGTATGCCAAGCTATCGTCATATATTATCTAAATATGTACATGCTTCTCTTTAATAGTTAACTAACGCACAACTATTACAAACAGTCTGCAATAAAATAAATTAGTTGTTCAGTGCAATATCTACCTTATTCAAGTTACTTTTAATAAGCTTTTGATAGAGCTCGTCAAGTGCCCCTTCCAGAGATTGACTCGTATCTATCTCAATCAAATTATGAGGACTCAATTCCTGCGGAGCCTGATACTTCTGATCTATTTTCTCAAAATCATCCAGTCGGGCGTCTGAAATAACCCCCTCCTTTCTTTCTCTTTCCTTTAGACGTTCAGTGATTAATTCATCGGGAGCCTGCGTTTCTATAAAATAAAAAGTAGCATCCATGTTTAGGGTATACAACTGATCAATCAGCCTCTTTCTGTTTTCTTCTTTACTATAAGTTGCATCCAGGATAACACTATTTTGAGACGCAAGATATTCCCGGGCCTTTTCACTCAGCTTATTATATACCTTTTTGGTCATGGATTGTGAATACAATTCTTCACGTTGCAAAACATCCGTTCGCTCATCCAAAGGAAGGCCTTTCAGCGACTTTCGAATACGATCTGAAGAACAATATTCGATATTTATCCGGCTGCTTAACGATCTTGCCAAGGTACTTTTTCCTGTGGCTATTCTTCCCATAAACACAAGCACTGTTGGGCGAGAACCAAGCAGCGCATACCGAAGAGATAAATTGAAATAAGATCGGGCCTTCAGGCGTGCTTTTTCCCGCTCCTCTTCCCCGACCTCCTCTTCCGAGGCCTGCATGCTTTTTACCTTGCCCTTAACGTAAGCCCGGTAGCATTTATAAAAATCAATATGGATAAGCAGATCCGGGTCATTGAGTTTTTGGGTCATCTTTTCCAAAAAATATCGCTCCTCTTTACGGCTGTTGGTAAAATCCAGATCCATTGCAAGGTATGCCAGGTCTGCGGCCGTATCACCGTAGCGGAAACGATCGTTGAACTCTATACAATCGTATATGCGTACCCTATCCGGGGTAATATGGATATGCTCCAAATGTAGATCACCATGTCCATCTACAATACGCTTTTCATCTATTCGCTGCTTAAACAGAAACGAAAAAAGATCATAATACCGATTGGTATATTTCCGAATGGCCTTAAAGCTATTTTCATCAATAGTTTTCCCGATAAAAGACTCAGTCTGACTAAAGTTTTCATCGGTATTAAATCGGACTTTCTCTATTGCTCCCCACTTCAGGATGTCTTCTTTCGGTTCCTGCTTGTTATAAAAAGTGGAAAGTTTGTTTGCAACCCGATCCATCATCCGAAGTTGGAGTGCTCCCTGATCAATAAAAGAAGTCAAAAAATACTCCTCCTCAAGCCTCTTCATTTTAACCGCATATTCGATAACATCTTCCCCATCCTCTGATTCAAGGATGAAAGTATCAGCGGTTTTTCGGGCAATAGCTATAACGCCCAGATAAATATCTTCACAAAGTCTTCTGTTAAGTTCAACTTCTCTCTGGCAATAAAACTTTCGTTTCTCAAGAGTACTGAAGTCCAGGAACTCAAAATTGACGGCTTTCTTTATCTTATAGACATACGAACCGGCAATAAATACGTGAGAAATATGAGTTTGGATGTGCTCAACCCGGTCTGGATGATGAGCATAGGAATCCGGGTCTTCCATAAAATCAATAACTGCTGCACTCGGTCCCTGGGACGAATCACTAATGTTCATTAAAAACAGATCTGATTATTTTAACACGAGAGTGCTATATTAGTATGAACAAAAGCTTTGCCAGAAAGATCCCATTTTAAAAAAGGAATTCTTTCAACACCAGCAAACGTCTGCCTTTTAACCGTCCCAATTACTGCCTTTTGTTTTGATGAGGACAACTCCAGTCCCCCCGCGGACCCCATATGTTGCGGCTTCCGCGTCTTTAAGAACCCGTATATAATCAATGTCCTTAGGACTTAACATACTATTCACCCGAGAATAAGAATAGCCTACTGTAGTGCCGTCAATAACATACAAAGGCGTAATGTTCGAAGTAAAAGAATTAATTCCCCGTACAATTACCGTGACATTATCACCTGAACCCGAAACATTAACACCGGGAACACGATAGAGAAAATCGGCCAGGCTGGTAAAATTATTATTCCCTTCAGACACACTGCCCCTGGGATTCTCCTTCTTTTCCGAATCTATAACTGTTCCCGAAGAAGAACAACCAGCAAAAAGAAGAGACATTGATAGAATAGATAAAAAGATAAGATTTTTCATATTAACCCCCTCTTTTCCATTCAATAACTAATCTTTTGAATGGGGTTAAAGTATTTAGTGTAACGCACTATAATATTTTAATTAAAAGCGTGAACAAATACAATAAATATATTAACTACATTTTAAGTTATGATTTCTTCCGGATAACAATAAAAGAGAGTACACCTCAGACCATATTTTCAGGTTGTGTTTTTGTAAAGTTTAATCTCAAATAGCTCTCTAAAAAGATCTTTCCTTTTCTACTCTACTTCATTTATGATCCCCTCTCCGTCAATCCGGAACTCCTTATATTCGGTATTAAGCTGTTCGATAGGATATTCTATATCACGTTCAGTATTGGCGGTAATCACCAAGCCGCCGCCCTGTCTGTTTACCTCAATATTGGAAAAAATGTGTTCCTTTAAGTTTTCTCGGTAACTGCCTACTATTTGAAAGTTAAGCAACTGATCCCCTTCATAGGTAGCGGCCATCAATTCCCAGTCCCGATACATTGATTCCCGGATGCGCATCATCCACTTTATGTCAATATTGCCAAAAGGGGTTTCTCCAAAAAGAAACAAGGCATAGGAAGTTTCTTCATCGGCACCTACACAATTATCCAGACCCCCTATCGTCTCCTCATTAATAACTGTGGAGTCTACTTCAAAAGGAATGGTAAGCTGACGAGTAGATTCACATTCTGCTGCATTCTTCAGATAGCCCACTAAATCAGAAGGCTGACTGGTATTGGCGTCTTGCTCTTGCCGGGTACTTTCGTTAAAAGCGTTAAACTCTTCGGAACTGGTAAACTGCTCATTCACGGTGGCCTCATCTTCATTCCCTGAGCTACAGCCCGTTATGAACGAGAGACAAAGAATTACAAGCCCGATAACAATAGCATATCTTTGCATAATGATCCTGCTTTTATGAGATCTTTACAGCAATATTATTTCATTTTTTACCGGATGAGGGTTTCAGGCAACCCTTACTCTTCCGCTTCCTCCATCTCTTCGGATTGTCCGTAATTACGCATCACATAATCATCCAGGATTTCCCGAAACTCCTCTGCTATATGATCGCCACGGAGCGTGCTGTGATGTTCCCCATCCATATAGACAGGTGCTTTGGGCTCCTCAAACGTGCCGGGCAATGATATGCCGATATTGGCATTGCGTGACTCTCCGGGACCGTTTACCACGCATCCCATCACAGCGACATTCATTTCTTCTACCCCGGGATACATCTCC
This genomic interval carries:
- the pabB gene encoding aminodeoxychorismate synthase component I; the protein is MAENLENLTHILANKGPIILLESQSNEHPWSRTTYLAAQPKVEIKAYGNQIKIVKEGEEYSFEDNPWNALQDFRRKYNNEWLLGYLGYDLKNYLEDLSSKNEDPLGLPDLYFMVPEYLLKKEKGDGRFEMVGGEGAPRVNPDTFSSLDKQQYLIEDFGPRVAKVDYIKQIKEAQRRIIEGDFYEINLSHQLKGAFRGDPQQLYSKMKKAGRVPFGAYLEVDDWSACCQSPERFLRREGKTIFSQPIKGTAKRGRTQQEDEDLKEALYHSSKERAENLMIVDLVRNDLSHIAKKGSVKVEQLFNIESFETVHQMVSTVMAKVAEGEDAIEILKACFPMGSMTGAPKISAMKTIEELETYKRGLYSGAIGYIKPNGDFDFNVVIRTAIIKNETLYYAVGGAITGDSDPEAEWEETLVKARALINAME
- a CDS encoding aminotransferase class IV, encoding MTDNGHIIHNGALLSAETPIVSANSRALLYGEGAFETIRTYGRETLFFSEHLDRLKRGLNKLGINLDQFPEEKLLEEQILELLSKDNLLIDSAIVRLQFWRDGSRGYLAGKNEVELQYLITASECPDFKDREVRLATVATSRIPSESLPGFGKFTNGINYILAAKEAADKGADDALMQTTEGWISEATIANIFWIEGDNVFTPSEACDLLPGITRDIVIDIVNKNSHLRIQEGRYPMERLYEAESVAICNSVREVLPVCQINTHKFGTDHSILNQLRKDYTTFRNKYKKPLSG
- a CDS encoding TlpA family protein disulfide reductase; this translates as MRIDQKYFKPFLIVLAIVGALIISYFTISTPLDREAAFREQIVKQDSLKTTSWLEVKTSDSLRISDFRGQFVMLYFWSQWSGSSDEGHLKVAELKHSFTNDLEVISAMVGLRKEEALAFISENNFPFHYVAGSQQFSAFGVPGLPAHLLYNPDGKIQYISLGILNKAEVDSLSTIINDG
- a CDS encoding glycoside hydrolase family 13 protein, producing the protein MTKVDTDNTEDITSDKNDVYHAPEWTKHVIWYQIFPERFRNGDPDNDPHREYVYGPEGWSVTSWTADWYAQTDWEKSLGDKFTDSIYHRRYGGDLQGIIDKLDYLQSLGIGGIYLNPIFDAVSLHKYDTSYYHHVDRFFGPDPKGDEEIMEQENPMDPSTWQWTSADRLFLKLIEEVHNRGMYIIIDGVFNHTGTEFWAFRDLVKHQEQSPFKDWYEVKSFRDEDSNIPFDYDGWWGHWSLPEFKEKDGTLIKPVREHIYAITRRWMDPDGDGDPSDGIDGWRLDVPEEIGKDFWREWNALVRDINPEAYTVGEIWTTKSKEWVSEDLFTAAMNYPFAKIVQSYMIDEDLTASEFLHELKKVRQKLPSEATMVMQNLMDSHDTPRLASMIVNPGREYNENGRPEHGFDVRKPTTEERRLQKLIALFQYTYIGAPMIFYGTEAGMWGAGDPDDRKPMVWPEFDYEPEKKHPLNKERTPDDNNFDNDLFSWYQRLGEIRNEHLAFQTGDFQPLNTDDNRNILAFARFLNLEKFGIVVINKSEEPQSIRIEIAPFELNETAVLKNCLTGRRVDLDKNEIELKLPPVSGAILMPEKQ
- the pfkA gene encoding 6-phosphofructokinase produces the protein MSTQQDQIKRIGVLTSGGDAPGMNAAIRAVVRSCVYYGIEPFGIYRGYEGLIENDVEQMNAGSVKHIIHQGGTILKSARSPQFKTKEGMAQAWENIQEHELDALVVIGGDGTFKGAMEFGNKYDFPIVGIPGTIDNDIYGTDFAIGFDTALNTVVEAVDKIRDTATSHNRLFFIEVMGRDAGFIAMYSGIGGGAEEVLIPEKDRGIEQLFESLERTSKRNKSSRLVIVAEGDKNGSVYDLEEQVKEQFGDRYETKVTILGHVQRGGRPSCGDRVLASRLGVLSVEALRDGKRDIMVGIRNRKVEYTELDHATKRNPKMDKELVRVADIISI
- a CDS encoding LacI family DNA-binding transcriptional regulator, which gives rise to MSHTIYDIARQAGVSIATVSRVFNKSTKVSPKTRDKVLQIADQVGYHPQGFAQGLAARQKKVIMAVVPLLSNYFFLQVLSGIQDAISETDFELHIYNVKPKEERIGQLKRLLGRKWADGYLFVSTHLSNEEWEEIHRLGQHMVLIDDAYSASNYFQIDNKQGACKATEFFLEKGLRRLALITAEKNSIPAAKRQEGFLETLNGYGVDTDSVPIVTGNTTYRDGFNESNGYEAMNKLLALDPFPEAVVCASDIQAIGALSAMKEQDVEIPIIGYDDIQLSRYIGLSTMRQPMSKMGYEGTKVLFHHIDDEKADLVQEAYIPELIHRSTTENIQ
- a CDS encoding tetratricopeptide repeat protein — protein: MCTKFTRVLIFIGFVLFPAIIFAQQGENLKERADSLYRNYEENKALQLYEQVIEEDPNNYEALWRASFLNSRVGNRAEDESTKEQHFNKAIELAERALAIDSTDVQSNFVMAVAMGRKALISGAKARVAASRDIKKYADRALEADPDHAGALHVLGRWHFKVANLGWFERAAANTLFGGIPGDASNEKAAEYIEKATEQKEDYILYYLDLAKVYEEMGQEDNARESCKEAISMESKVIGDDELKRECQELIQQL
- a CDS encoding AAA family ATPase produces the protein MNISDSSQGPSAAVIDFMEDPDSYAHHPDRVEHIQTHISHVFIAGSYVYKIKKAVNFEFLDFSTLEKRKFYCQREVELNRRLCEDIYLGVIAIARKTADTFILESEDGEDVIEYAVKMKRLEEEYFLTSFIDQGALQLRMMDRVANKLSTFYNKQEPKEDILKWGAIEKVRFNTDENFSQTESFIGKTIDENSFKAIRKYTNRYYDLFSFLFKQRIDEKRIVDGHGDLHLEHIHITPDRVRIYDCIEFNDRFRYGDTAADLAYLAMDLDFTNSRKEERYFLEKMTQKLNDPDLLIHIDFYKCYRAYVKGKVKSMQASEEEVGEEEREKARLKARSYFNLSLRYALLGSRPTVLVFMGRIATGKSTLARSLSSRINIEYCSSDRIRKSLKGLPLDERTDVLQREELYSQSMTKKVYNKLSEKAREYLASQNSVILDATYSKEENRKRLIDQLYTLNMDATFYFIETQAPDELITERLKERERKEGVISDARLDDFEKIDQKYQAPQELSPHNLIEIDTSQSLEGALDELYQKLIKSNLNKVDIALNN
- a CDS encoding TonB-dependent receptor plug domain-containing protein; protein product: MKNLIFLSILSMSLLFAGCSSSGTVIDSEKKENPRGSVSEGNNNFTSLADFLYRVPGVNVSGSGDNVTVIVRGINSFTSNITPLYVIDGTTVGYSYSRVNSMLSPKDIDYIRVLKDAEAATYGVRGGTGVVLIKTKGSNWDG